In Drosophila bipectinata strain 14024-0381.07 chromosome 2R, DbipHiC1v2, whole genome shotgun sequence, one genomic interval encodes:
- the LOC108131429 gene encoding uncharacterized protein, producing the protein MPKSLPILLILSILPIISLASDYEDTILKYRASPKLTGPVKLLHDPDDAILNNLDAAMEKISAIYMQAVFAGTHTPEMEAPLRGLEMELFELLDQLYQQNRLKDYMKYEAEVTRQMIIYNMLKRLFGYTQDSVEVAPGSF; encoded by the coding sequence atgcCAAAGTCACTCCCCATCTTACTGATCCTTTCTATATTGCCAATCATCAGTCTGGCAAGTGACTACGAGGATACCATACTGAAATACCGTGCCTCGCCAAAGCTCACTGGTCCTGTGAAGCTGCTACACGATCCTGACGACgccattttaaataatttagacGCCGCCATGGAAAAGATATCCGCCATTTATATGCAAGCCGTTTTCGCAGGAACCCACACCCCTGAGATGGAGGCGCCACTGCGAGGCCTCGAAATGGAACTATTCGAACTACTGGATCAGCTCTACCAGCAGAATCGTCTCAAGGACTATATGAAGTACGAGGCGGAAGTGACGCGACAAATGATAATCTACAACATGCTGAAGAGATTGTTTGGATACACGCAGGATAGTGTGGAGGTAGCGCCAGGAAGCTTTTGA